The proteins below are encoded in one region of Takifugu rubripes chromosome 1, fTakRub1.2, whole genome shotgun sequence:
- the LOC105416508 gene encoding ankyrin repeat domain-containing protein 61-like isoform X2 encodes MEKFYNQEFYTAIMEEDVDHIEDLTNKYGSNFLIRVLDTAPGDLWKALAAIPLHLAAANTRVKSIQSLLSAGADPEIRDRLGRTALHLVISSWPHPLTAKHKLGSKLKTTGVHECSQAELCLQILCVHGININAEVEGGSRHTALHLSVHHRALSAVHILVSYGANINAVNSSGMTPLHMAAGVLHKDLIASLIEEGADVNMVCAAGGPALWEHSSAHGSSSICHEDC; translated from the exons ATGGAGAAATTTTACAACCAAGAATTCTATACCGCAATAATGGAAGAAGATGTGGATCATATAGAAGACTTAACAAATAAGTATGGAAGCAACTTTTTGATTCGTGTACTTGACACAGCGCCTGGAGACTTATGGAAG GCACTTGCAGCCATTCCCCTTCATCTAGCTGCTGCTAACACAAGAGTAAAGAGCATTCAGAGCCTGCTATCAGCTGGAGCAGACCCTGAAATAAG GGACCGGTTAGGTCGAACTGCTCTGCACTTGGTTATAAGCAGTTGGCCACATCCCCTAACCGCGAAACACAAATTGGGTTCCAAGCTCAAGACTACTGGGGTTCACGAGTGTTCACAGGCAGAGCTCTGTCTACAAATCCTTTGTGTACATGGCATTAACATCAATGCAGAG GTGGAAGGAGGGAGTCGTCACACAGCTCTGCACCTTTCGGTGCACCACAGGGCTCTGTCTGCTGTACATATCCTGGTCAGCTATGGTGCTAATATTAATGCCGTCAACAGCAGTGGGATGACACCGCTGCATATGGCCGCTGGAGTCCTGCATAAAGACCTTATCGCCAGTTTGATCGAGGAGGGAGCAGATGTCAACATGGTTTGTGCTGCAG GTGGCCCTGCACTCTGGGAACACTCCTCTGCACATGGCAGTAGTAGCATTTGCCATGAAGACTGCTAA
- the eif2ak1 gene encoding eukaryotic translation initiation factor 2-alpha kinase 1 isoform X1, protein MIIFFYIFLKKEQCLGHLNMYNSASTNELLMSAEYSGNSSKNLLIQRRTKRKEVTLMSFASDEDDEVLFDTSDTGDNQEVLMAGRNYHSIHDFASAIPNHLLLGSLLEHLCFVYESNPARSRMLFKVIGQRLAAMNLLSPLAISDEFSTVRLQHNRAFSELLHAASSSLYPQGQQCLGINVHNPALRQKEGLFQGQISRYISEFEEICRLGKGSYGKVFKVMNKLDGQYYAVKKILIKKVSKDDCMKVLREVKVLSSLQHVNVVGYHTAWLEHVQPAAKLDPLLPALDLPGAQDSSDENSDSSSSSIIFQSLSKQQADADQSAQDPERDTQAVKAVGSAQEVGQVVCPKTMRCIPRNYIPCVFLGQQDLIKNSKCPATGWDRSAVLDEQTSGSSIKLNNNSCFNTDIQQWSDVAVTKPSEVHFHLMFYIQMQLCERSLKDWIFERNMKPKEELTSNCPYECVDADQTFKLLKQIVEGVEYIHSRGIMHRDLKPRNIFLHGQDCYVRIGDFGLACSDIIMDSRKNTTSSGSESAHTTGVGTFVYAAPEQLKGSHYDSKSDMYSIGVLALELFQPFGTEMERACTLESLRKGEIPDSFSQRWPVLTKYIKKLTNPDPSVRPTADQLLQSELFCNKDIVHGLQKRIEEQDEVIVQLRRQISQLQSS, encoded by the exons ATGattatctttttttatatatttttgaaaaaggaACAGTGCTTGGGTCATTTAAATATGTATAATTCAGCAAGTACCAACGAACTCCTGATGTCGGCGGAATATTCTggtaacagcagcaaaaacctTCTAATCCAGCGACGAACCAAGAGGAAAGAGGTTACGCTCATGAGTTTTGCCAGTGACGAGGATGATGAAGTCCTGTTTGATA CTTCAGACACAGGTGATAACCAAGAAGTGTTGATGGCTGGGAGAAATTACCATTCCATCCATGACTTTGCCTCAGCTATCCCCAACCACCTTCTGTTGGGATCGCTACTGGAGCATCTGTGTTTCGTCTACGAGAGCAATCCAGCACGCTCACGCATGCTTTTTAAAG TTATTGGCCAACGTTTGGCTGCCATGAACCTGTTGTCACCTTTGGCCATCAGTGATGAGTTCAGCACTGTCAGACTCCAGCACAACCGGgccttctctgagctgctgcatgCTGCCAGTTCATCGCTGTATCCGCAG GGACAACAATGTCTGGGCATCAACGTGCACAATCCTGCATTAAG ACAAAAGGAGGGCTTGTTTCAAGGACAGATTTCCCGGTACATCAGCGAATTTGAAGAAATATGTAGACTTGGAAAAGGATCATATGGAAAAGTTTTTAAG GTAATGAACAAGCTGGATGGACAGTATTATGCTGTGAAAAAAATACTTATTAAAAAAGTTTCAAAGGATGACTGCATGAAG GTCCTCAGGGAAGTTAAAGTGTTGTCTAGTTTGCAGCACGTCAATGTCGTGGGTTATCACACTGCATGGTTAGAACATGTCCAGCCTGCTGCAA AACTAGATCCTCTGTTGCCTGCGCTGGATTTACCTGGAGCACAGGACAG TTCTGATGAGAACTCTGACAGCAGTAGCTCCTCAATTATTTTTCAAAGCCTCAGTAAACAACAAGCAGATGCTGACCAAAGTGCCCAAGACCCCGAAAGAGACACCCAAGCTGTGAAAGCTGTAGGTTCAGCGCAAGAGGTGGGCCAGGTAGTGTGTCCCAAGACGATGCGCTGTATCCCCAGAAACTACATCCCGTGTGTTTTCCTGGGCCAACAAGATCTGATCAAGAACTCAAAATGTCCTGCCACGGGCTGGGACAGGTCAGCAGTCTTGGACGAGCAGACCAGCGGAAGCAGCATCAAGTTGAACAACAACTCCTGCTTCAACACGGACATTCAGCAGTGGTCTGATGTCGCCGTAACAAAGCCCTCAGAG GTACACTTCCACCTGATGTTCTACATTCAGATGCAGCTTTGTGAGCGTTCCCTGAAAGACTGGATCTTTGAAAGGAACATGAAGCCCAAAGAGGAGCTCACGTCAAATT GTCCTTATGAATGTGTGGATGCTGACCAGACATTCAAACTGCTGAAACAGATAGTTGAAGGAGTGGAATATATTCATTCCCGAGGAATAATGCACAGAGACCTGAAG ccAAGGAACATTTTCCTCCATGGACAGGACTGTTATGTGCGAATCGGGGACTTTGGCTTGGCCTGCAGCGATATTATAATGGATAGTCGGAAAAACACCACGTCAAGTGGCAGTG AATCTGCTCATACCACGGGTGTTGGTACATTTGTTTATGCTGCACCAGAACAACTCAAGGGTTCCCATTATGATTCAAAG TCAGACATGTATAGCATTGGAGTTCTGGCTCTCGAGCTATTTCAGCCCTTTGGAACAGAAATGGAGAGAGCCTGTACCCTTGAGAGCCTGAGAAAGGGGGAAATTCCAGATTCTTTCTCTCAGAGATGGCCAGTCTTAACCAAGTACATCAAGAAACTGACAAATCCAGATCCAAGCGTTCGCCCGACAGCCGATCAGCTTCTTCAAAGCGAGCTCTTCTGTAATAAAGATATA GTCCATGGTTTGCAGAAAAGGATTGAAGAGCAAGACGAAGTAATCGTACAACTGAGAAGACAGATAAGCCAGCTTCAGAGCTCCTAA
- the eif2ak1 gene encoding eukaryotic translation initiation factor 2-alpha kinase 1 isoform X2 produces MDLREKNIIEIIAKVIEEASDTGDNQEVLMAGRNYHSIHDFASAIPNHLLLGSLLEHLCFVYESNPARSRMLFKVIGQRLAAMNLLSPLAISDEFSTVRLQHNRAFSELLHAASSSLYPQGQQCLGINVHNPALRQKEGLFQGQISRYISEFEEICRLGKGSYGKVFKVMNKLDGQYYAVKKILIKKVSKDDCMKVLREVKVLSSLQHVNVVGYHTAWLEHVQPAAKLDPLLPALDLPGAQDSSDENSDSSSSSIIFQSLSKQQADADQSAQDPERDTQAVKAVGSAQEVGQVVCPKTMRCIPRNYIPCVFLGQQDLIKNSKCPATGWDRSAVLDEQTSGSSIKLNNNSCFNTDIQQWSDVAVTKPSEVHFHLMFYIQMQLCERSLKDWIFERNMKPKEELTSNCPYECVDADQTFKLLKQIVEGVEYIHSRGIMHRDLKPRNIFLHGQDCYVRIGDFGLACSDIIMDSRKNTTSSGSESAHTTGVGTFVYAAPEQLKGSHYDSKSDMYSIGVLALELFQPFGTEMERACTLESLRKGEIPDSFSQRWPVLTKYIKKLTNPDPSVRPTADQLLQSELFCNKDIVHGLQKRIEEQDEVIVQLRRQISQLQSS; encoded by the exons ATGGACCTTagagaaaaaaatattattgAAATAATTGCAAAGGTTATTGAAGAAG CTTCAGACACAGGTGATAACCAAGAAGTGTTGATGGCTGGGAGAAATTACCATTCCATCCATGACTTTGCCTCAGCTATCCCCAACCACCTTCTGTTGGGATCGCTACTGGAGCATCTGTGTTTCGTCTACGAGAGCAATCCAGCACGCTCACGCATGCTTTTTAAAG TTATTGGCCAACGTTTGGCTGCCATGAACCTGTTGTCACCTTTGGCCATCAGTGATGAGTTCAGCACTGTCAGACTCCAGCACAACCGGgccttctctgagctgctgcatgCTGCCAGTTCATCGCTGTATCCGCAG GGACAACAATGTCTGGGCATCAACGTGCACAATCCTGCATTAAG ACAAAAGGAGGGCTTGTTTCAAGGACAGATTTCCCGGTACATCAGCGAATTTGAAGAAATATGTAGACTTGGAAAAGGATCATATGGAAAAGTTTTTAAG GTAATGAACAAGCTGGATGGACAGTATTATGCTGTGAAAAAAATACTTATTAAAAAAGTTTCAAAGGATGACTGCATGAAG GTCCTCAGGGAAGTTAAAGTGTTGTCTAGTTTGCAGCACGTCAATGTCGTGGGTTATCACACTGCATGGTTAGAACATGTCCAGCCTGCTGCAA AACTAGATCCTCTGTTGCCTGCGCTGGATTTACCTGGAGCACAGGACAG TTCTGATGAGAACTCTGACAGCAGTAGCTCCTCAATTATTTTTCAAAGCCTCAGTAAACAACAAGCAGATGCTGACCAAAGTGCCCAAGACCCCGAAAGAGACACCCAAGCTGTGAAAGCTGTAGGTTCAGCGCAAGAGGTGGGCCAGGTAGTGTGTCCCAAGACGATGCGCTGTATCCCCAGAAACTACATCCCGTGTGTTTTCCTGGGCCAACAAGATCTGATCAAGAACTCAAAATGTCCTGCCACGGGCTGGGACAGGTCAGCAGTCTTGGACGAGCAGACCAGCGGAAGCAGCATCAAGTTGAACAACAACTCCTGCTTCAACACGGACATTCAGCAGTGGTCTGATGTCGCCGTAACAAAGCCCTCAGAG GTACACTTCCACCTGATGTTCTACATTCAGATGCAGCTTTGTGAGCGTTCCCTGAAAGACTGGATCTTTGAAAGGAACATGAAGCCCAAAGAGGAGCTCACGTCAAATT GTCCTTATGAATGTGTGGATGCTGACCAGACATTCAAACTGCTGAAACAGATAGTTGAAGGAGTGGAATATATTCATTCCCGAGGAATAATGCACAGAGACCTGAAG ccAAGGAACATTTTCCTCCATGGACAGGACTGTTATGTGCGAATCGGGGACTTTGGCTTGGCCTGCAGCGATATTATAATGGATAGTCGGAAAAACACCACGTCAAGTGGCAGTG AATCTGCTCATACCACGGGTGTTGGTACATTTGTTTATGCTGCACCAGAACAACTCAAGGGTTCCCATTATGATTCAAAG TCAGACATGTATAGCATTGGAGTTCTGGCTCTCGAGCTATTTCAGCCCTTTGGAACAGAAATGGAGAGAGCCTGTACCCTTGAGAGCCTGAGAAAGGGGGAAATTCCAGATTCTTTCTCTCAGAGATGGCCAGTCTTAACCAAGTACATCAAGAAACTGACAAATCCAGATCCAAGCGTTCGCCCGACAGCCGATCAGCTTCTTCAAAGCGAGCTCTTCTGTAATAAAGATATA GTCCATGGTTTGCAGAAAAGGATTGAAGAGCAAGACGAAGTAATCGTACAACTGAGAAGACAGATAAGCCAGCTTCAGAGCTCCTAA
- the pms2 gene encoding mismatch repair endonuclease PMS2, translating to MPNTCNDMSAGTIKAIDKHSVHQICSGQVVLTLATAVKELVENSIDAGATNIDVRLKDCGADLVEVSDNGKGVEEANFEGLTLKHHTSKLREFTDLIHVETFGFRGEALSSLCALSHLSVVTCHESCQVGTKLVFDHNGHLVQRSPHPRQQGTTVSLQQLFYTLPVRHKEFQRNIKKEYGKMIHILQSYCIISTGVRITCSNQNGQGKRSTVLSTSSSQSIRDNIGAIFGPKQLQSLLPFQQASPTENVIEEYCLSGADLPKQLFLITGFVSRGDHGVGRSATDRQFFFINNRPCDPVKVIKLVNEVYHMYNRHQYPFVALNISVASECVDVNVTPDKRQIFLQEEKLLLAVLKSSLISMYEAGVNKISLNFSSLPSANTSASDICQPATFKDSRTEPNAESLTQSPKTSVNLAGFKAAFANQPCSSYGKKSSAMKVSNSGPTQKTLQSFLKGTPPPVVTSVMKQTKYSPAGKSALARFKYGSSFGDTKAEEDSSSDITMAMPHNSVLELSSSEPDSYRTDVEDEIFGDSTSHSHPEGAESQTEQRPFDEDFSLIPDTKRARTEKQHFIIKPEPKDYSNNLDKSSLGVDSPVCLQRRKVPLQFSLQELAAKMKRLQDQQAHRAKEDLCYRRFKAKINPGENQSAEAELKKEISKEMFKDMEIIGQFNLGFIIAKLESDIFIIDQHATDEKYNFEMLQQHTVLQGQKLIAPQKLHLTAVSENTLIDNIDIFRKNGFEFQVDEDAQAMERVKLLSLPTSKNWTFGPADIEELIFMLSDSPGVMCRPSRVRQMFASRACRKSVMIGTALSVNEMKKLLVHMGEIEHPWNCPHGRPTMRHLINLDIIS from the exons ATGCCCAATACCTG CAATGACATGTCAGCTGGAACAATAAAGGCCATTGACAAGCACTCAGTGCATCAGATCTGCTCAGGTCAAGTGGTTTTGACTTTGGCTACTGCTGTCAAAGAGCTGGTGGAAAACAGCATCGATGCAGGGGCCACCAATATTG ATGTCAGGCTGAAGGATTGTGGAGCTGACCTAGTGGAAGTGTCAGACAATGGAAAAGGAGTAGAAGAAGCCAACTTTGAAGGACTGA CATTAAAACATCACACGTCAAAGCTCAGAGAATTTACTGATCTCATCCATGTGGAAACATTTGGATTTAGAGGTGAAGCCCTCAGTTCTTTATGTGCCCTCAG CCATTTGAGTGTGGTGACGTGCCATGAGTCTTGCCAGGTGGGgaccaagctggtgtttgaccACAATGGGCACTTAGTACAGCGGTCTCCCCATCCCCGACAGCAAGGCACCACGgtcagcctgcagcagctcttctaCACACTGCCTGTCCGACACAAGGAGTTTCAGCGCAATATTAAAAAG GAGTATGGTAAAATGATCCACATCCTGCAGTCCTACTGTATTATCTCTACTGGTGTGCGTATTACCTGCTCTAATCAAAATGGGCAGGGAAAGCGGAGCACAGTTctcagcaccagtagcagccaAAGCATCAGAGACAATATTGGAGCTATATTTGGACCAAAACAG CTGCAGAGTCTTCTGCCATTTCAGCAAGCATCCCCCACAGAAAATGTCATTGAAGAATATTGTCTCTCTGGTGCAGATCTTCCCAAACAGCTGTTTCT TATCACAGGCTTTGTGTCACGAGGAGACCATGGTGTTGGGAGAAGTGCCACAGACAGGCAGTTCTTTTTCATTAACAATCGGCCATGCGACCCTGTCAAG GTGATTAAACTTGTGAACGAAGTGTATCATATGTACAACAGACACCAGTATCCATTTGTTGCCTTGAACATATCCGTTGCCTCCG AGTGTGTGGATGTGAACGTAACCCCTGACAAGCGACAGATTTTCCTtcaggaagagaagctcctgttGGCTGTTCTGAAGAGCTCACTGATTAGCATGTATGAGGCCGGCGTCAACAAGATCAGCCTGAACTTTTCTTCCCTCCCCAGTGCCA ATACATCAGCATCTGACATCTGTCAACCTGCCACATTtaaggacagcaggacagaaccCAATGCAGAATCACTGACTCAGAGCCCAAAAACCTCCGTAAACCTGGCTGGCTTCAAAGCCGCCTTTGCAAATCAACCTTGCTCCAGTTACGGGAAGAAATCGAGTGCGATGAAAGTATCCAACAGTGGCCCGACACAAAAAACACTGCAGTCGTTCCTTAAAGGAACTCCACCCCCAGTGGTGACATCTGTTATGAAGCAGACCAAATATTCTCCAGCAGGAAAGTCAGCACTCGCTAGGTTTAAGTATGGAAGCTCATTCGGTGATACAAAAGCTGAGGAGGACAGCAGTAGTGACATAACCATGGCAATGCCACATAATTCTGTTTTGGAGTTGAGCTCTTCAGAACCTGATAGCTACAGAACTGATGTAGAAGATGAAATCTTTGGAGACTCAACCAGCCACAGTCATCCTGAAGGAGCAGAGTCACAGACTGAGCAGAGGCCTTTTGATGAGGACTTCAGCCTGATCCCAGATACCAAGCGGGCAAGAACAGAGAAACAACATTTCATCATAAAGCCAGAGCCCAAGGATTATTCAAACAATTTAGACAAATCCTCCCTGGGAGTAGATTCTCCAGTCTGCCTCCAAAGGAGGAAGGTGCCTCTTCAATTTTCCTTACAGGAGCTAGCTGCAAAAATGAAGAGGTTACAGGACCAACAGGCACACAGGGCCAAGGAGGATCTGTGCTATCGACGCTTCAAGGCCAAAATCAACCCTGGAGAAAACCAGAGCGCTGAGGCCGAGCTCAAAAAAGAGATCAG CAAAGAGATGTTTAAAGACATGGAGATCATCGGTCAGTTTAACCTGGGATTCATCATAGCCAAACTGGAGTCTGACATCTTTATAATCGACCAACATGCCACAGATGAGAAGTACAACTTTGAGATGTTGCAGCAGCACACGGTTCTCCAAGGACAGAAGCTCATAGC CCCTCAGAAGCTTCACCTCACTGCTGTCAGTGAAAACACCCTCATCGACAACATTGACATTTTCAGAAAGAATGGCTTTGAATTCCAGGTTGATGAAGATG CTCAGGCGATGGAGAGGGTTAAACTGCTGTCTCTGCCTACGAGTAAGAACTGGACATTTGGACCTGCTGACATCGAAGAGCTGATCTTCATGTTGAGTGACAGCCCGGGGGTCATGTGCAGACCCTCTCGTGTCAGGCAGATGTTTGCCTCCCGCGCATGTCGAAAATCT GTGATGATTGGCACAGCTTTGAGTGTCAATGAGATGAAGAAGCTCCTGGTTCACATGGGGGAGATTGAGCACCCGTGGAACTGTCCTCATGGCAGACCCACCATGAGACACCTCATCAACCTGGACATCATCTCATAG
- the LOC105416508 gene encoding ankyrin repeat domain-containing protein 61-like isoform X1 — translation MEKFYNQEFYTAIMEEDVDHIEDLTNKYGSNFLIRVLDTAPGDLWKALAAIPLHLAAANTRVKSIQSLLSAGADPEIRDRLGRTALHLVISSWPHPLTAKHKLGSKLKTTGVHECSQAELCLQILCVHGININAEVEGGSRHTALHLSVHHRALSAVHILVSYGANINAVNSSGMTPLHMAAGVLHKDLIASLIEEGADVNMVALHSGNTPLHMAVVAFAMKTAKTQTDGNGCITELLQHGAAIDATNNAGITPLHEACKMASEDLVDLLLSYGADVNKPNREGESSLFQFLNHPPNVKNHALLVKLLHLTSPLTIYNHKGQLPSTLMLPCFMKQRDQLLELLQQPRTLQDICKRVIYASHVHNKKKIRSVLPQSVHDFVFYHWDSLHISFVTDFKHDLLNGTLHNISS, via the exons ATGGAGAAATTTTACAACCAAGAATTCTATACCGCAATAATGGAAGAAGATGTGGATCATATAGAAGACTTAACAAATAAGTATGGAAGCAACTTTTTGATTCGTGTACTTGACACAGCGCCTGGAGACTTATGGAAG GCACTTGCAGCCATTCCCCTTCATCTAGCTGCTGCTAACACAAGAGTAAAGAGCATTCAGAGCCTGCTATCAGCTGGAGCAGACCCTGAAATAAG GGACCGGTTAGGTCGAACTGCTCTGCACTTGGTTATAAGCAGTTGGCCACATCCCCTAACCGCGAAACACAAATTGGGTTCCAAGCTCAAGACTACTGGGGTTCACGAGTGTTCACAGGCAGAGCTCTGTCTACAAATCCTTTGTGTACATGGCATTAACATCAATGCAGAG GTGGAAGGAGGGAGTCGTCACACAGCTCTGCACCTTTCGGTGCACCACAGGGCTCTGTCTGCTGTACATATCCTGGTCAGCTATGGTGCTAATATTAATGCCGTCAACAGCAGTGGGATGACACCGCTGCATATGGCCGCTGGAGTCCTGCATAAAGACCTTATCGCCAGTTTGATCGAGGAGGGAGCAGATGTCAACATG GTGGCCCTGCACTCTGGGAACACTCCTCTGCACATGGCAGTAGTAGCATTTGCCATGAAGACTGCTAAAACCCAGACGGACGGCAATGGCTGCATTACAGAATTACTTCAACATGGCGCCGCCATCGACGCAACCAACAACGCCGGGATTACACCTCTACACGAGGCGTGCAAAATGGCCAGTGAGGATCTAGTGGATCTGCTGCTAAGTTATGGTGCCGATGTCAATAAGCCGAACAGAGAAGGGGAAAGCAGCCTGTTTCAGTTCCTGAACCACCCTCCAAATGTAAAGAACCACGCTCTGCTGGTTAAACTGCTACATCTGACCTCCCCACTGACAATTTACAACCACAAAGGTCAACTCCCCTCAACCTTGATGCTACCTTGCTTCATGAAACAGAGAGACCAGCTACTAGAACTCCTTCAGCAGCCAAGGACACTTCAAGACATTTGCAAAAGGGTCATTTATGCATCACATGTCCACAACAAGAAGAAGATCAGGAGTGTCCTGCCTCAAAGTGTACACGACTTCGTATTTTACCACTGGGACAGTTTACACATTTCCTTTGTGACAGATTTTAAACATGACTTACTTAATGGCACACTTCATAATATTTCAAGTTAA